One Hyphomicrobium sp. CS1GBMeth3 DNA window includes the following coding sequences:
- a CDS encoding M23 family metallopeptidase, translating into MIDHRRHAPIARCRSVAIGHAPNKAPPLYRGAKTRGLRDMYATDHAEPQVEGRFRWLMSTCLAAAVGGIAIIVVVFGSADKQVADDGLVPALERLRASTAAPPLEAMLRHDDGLKWAVPKVDRLQVTTGAKSTRYIIHETLRQRRSGREYIYAKPYVRLVARLAPVPPNVADRIPSFNPFKLYADNKPIGDEDDATAPGASTADVSIRVVDLLGGVLPQEDAQSIAEDEAAELVERYIASETEAAAEPELLATSTPPESEFGFGGHEEVVPPNTTVLAKAGDEGGSSDIDLLKPVVKTVREGQTLNQVLADAGANTWQIREMIEAMKPVLAEKAVLPGQEVHIALQPSLTQNRMEPVRFSVFDEGHAHKVTVSRSPSGEFTASAKPIDDDTLVRLAMSDSGAPQTSSLYAALYHASLAESVPDETIQQLLRIHAYETDFRRRLRAGDTCEMFFDLKDEGGAEGPPGELLYTSIATGDEVRRYYRFRTVDGQIDYYDARGNNAKKFLNRRPVRGDNVRLTSGFGTRRHPLLGEYKMHTGIDWAAPTGTPIMAAANGTIEEAGRKGYNGNYIRIRHANGYQTAYSHMSRFAPGASPGVKVRQGQVIGYIGTTGLSSGPHLHFEILVNNQFVNPLSIEVPRERQLAGKELLEFQKERNRIDELMRRTPVMTASK; encoded by the coding sequence GTGATCGATCACCGTCGTCACGCCCCGATTGCGCGTTGCCGCTCCGTCGCGATCGGCCACGCGCCGAACAAGGCGCCTCCGCTGTATCGCGGAGCCAAGACGCGTGGCTTGCGCGACATGTATGCGACCGACCATGCGGAGCCACAGGTCGAGGGTCGCTTTCGCTGGCTGATGAGCACATGCCTTGCTGCCGCGGTCGGCGGGATCGCAATCATCGTTGTCGTTTTCGGCTCGGCCGACAAACAGGTCGCCGACGACGGCCTCGTGCCTGCGCTCGAGCGTCTTCGCGCCAGCACGGCCGCGCCGCCGCTTGAGGCCATGCTACGCCACGACGACGGCCTCAAATGGGCTGTTCCCAAAGTGGACCGCCTGCAGGTCACGACCGGCGCCAAGTCGACCCGCTATATCATCCACGAAACGCTGCGCCAGCGCCGCAGCGGACGCGAATACATCTATGCCAAGCCATACGTCCGCCTTGTGGCGCGCCTTGCACCCGTCCCGCCGAACGTCGCGGACCGCATTCCATCGTTCAACCCCTTCAAGCTCTACGCCGACAACAAACCGATCGGCGACGAAGACGACGCCACGGCCCCCGGCGCCAGCACGGCAGACGTTTCCATTCGTGTCGTCGATCTGCTGGGCGGCGTGCTGCCCCAGGAGGATGCCCAGAGCATCGCCGAGGATGAGGCCGCCGAGCTCGTCGAGCGCTACATCGCAAGCGAAACGGAAGCCGCCGCAGAGCCCGAGCTGCTCGCCACCAGCACGCCACCCGAGTCCGAGTTTGGCTTCGGGGGTCACGAGGAGGTCGTGCCGCCGAACACCACTGTGCTCGCCAAGGCTGGCGACGAGGGAGGCTCGAGCGACATCGACCTCCTGAAGCCTGTCGTGAAAACGGTGCGCGAGGGCCAGACGTTGAATCAGGTGCTCGCCGACGCCGGCGCTAACACCTGGCAGATTCGCGAAATGATCGAGGCCATGAAGCCGGTACTCGCGGAAAAGGCCGTGCTGCCTGGCCAGGAGGTGCACATCGCGCTTCAGCCCTCGCTAACGCAAAACCGCATGGAGCCGGTACGCTTCTCGGTCTTCGACGAGGGTCACGCCCACAAGGTCACCGTGTCACGCAGCCCCTCCGGCGAGTTCACGGCAAGCGCCAAGCCGATCGACGATGACACGCTGGTGCGCCTCGCCATGAGCGACAGCGGCGCACCGCAGACCTCGAGCCTCTACGCCGCGCTCTACCACGCCTCGCTGGCCGAGAGCGTACCCGACGAGACCATCCAGCAGCTCCTCCGCATCCACGCTTACGAGACGGATTTCCGCCGGCGTCTTCGCGCGGGAGACACTTGCGAGATGTTCTTTGATTTGAAGGATGAAGGCGGCGCCGAAGGGCCTCCGGGCGAGTTGCTGTACACGTCCATCGCCACCGGCGACGAGGTCCGACGCTACTATCGCTTCCGCACGGTTGACGGGCAGATCGACTACTACGACGCCCGCGGTAACAACGCGAAGAAGTTCCTAAACAGACGCCCCGTTCGCGGCGACAACGTGCGCCTCACCTCCGGTTTCGGCACTCGCCGCCATCCGCTGCTCGGCGAGTACAAGATGCACACCGGCATCGATTGGGCCGCGCCCACCGGAACGCCGATCATGGCCGCCGCCAACGGCACCATCGAGGAGGCCGGCCGCAAGGGCTACAATGGCAATTACATCCGCATCCGTCACGCAAACGGCTATCAGACCGCCTACAGCCATATGTCGCGCTTCGCCCCAGGCGCATCACCCGGCGTCAAGGTGCGCCAGGGTCAGGTCATCGGCTACATCGGCACCACGGGCCTCTCGTCCGGCCCGCACTTGCACTTCGAGATCCTGGTCAACAACCAGTTCGTCAATCCGCTTTCGATCGAAGTGCCGCGCGAGCGTCAGCTCGCAGGCAAAGAGCTTCTGGAGTTCCAGAAGGAGCGCAACCGCATCGACGAGCTGATGCGCCGCACCCCGGTCATGACGGCCAGCAAATAA
- a CDS encoding quinoprotein dehydrogenase-associated putative ABC transporter substrate-binding protein: MHEIGVIVQSFRSSVLRKAAPALAAGVLLSFLGQATWAADPGFRANKEFDELTAAEKTAARAAGKTAFEQKTLGPLKVCSDPGNMPLSSSKDEGFQNKIMNVLARSMGTHVVNFWRPYLERGITRQTFDTNDCDILVDMPSVYAGVLTTTPVYRTTYVLAWRSDRGLDLTGLDDPKLKDLKIGAYQTSAIREVLKRRGHSTNVVLHTVSHNGDLIPEQQPTYQVQQVLDGKLDVAAAWGPFAGWYKTMRGEPITVLPVNLMDDDVPLEFDLALGVKPTNVVLKFALEWALEANRVEIEKILRDFGVPLVKCSRCVVPGDLPSHGFYTKPFDVSEGPKAEPSPDQRVTRERLEAWLAEGADVQAELANAVLASDEDRIRFLVEKGADINARDGQGYGALQAAARNRNDRIIPLLISLKADVDGRDNDGFTALIHAAERNHVPSIRALIAAGADIEASVDGGFGPLSLAIESGKYLAAKALIELGANVNAVASSDRVTPLMVAASQMALGEAAKEIERRQGLRSTDIAAALIERGANVNAVNAQGISALMIASARGNIPMIGLLLEAGADPNLKSKAGKTAIDLARDNLNPDAVKSITLFQQTISERSQPRNSDKGGGKEKL; encoded by the coding sequence ATGCATGAGATAGGCGTGATAGTTCAGTCGTTCCGTTCCTCGGTGCTCCGCAAGGCCGCGCCGGCTCTGGCCGCGGGCGTCCTGCTGAGCTTCCTCGGGCAGGCGACATGGGCCGCCGATCCGGGTTTTCGCGCCAACAAGGAGTTCGACGAGCTCACAGCAGCGGAAAAGACAGCCGCCAGGGCGGCGGGCAAAACGGCATTCGAGCAAAAGACGCTCGGGCCGCTCAAGGTGTGCAGCGATCCCGGCAACATGCCGCTCTCCTCCAGCAAGGACGAGGGATTTCAAAACAAGATTATGAATGTGCTGGCCCGCTCCATGGGCACGCACGTGGTCAACTTCTGGCGGCCGTATCTCGAGCGCGGTATCACGCGGCAGACGTTCGATACCAACGATTGCGATATCCTGGTCGACATGCCGAGCGTCTATGCCGGCGTGCTGACGACGACGCCGGTTTATCGAACGACCTATGTGCTGGCCTGGCGGAGCGACCGCGGGCTCGATCTCACGGGGCTCGACGACCCGAAGCTCAAGGATCTCAAGATCGGCGCGTATCAGACCTCTGCCATTCGCGAGGTGCTGAAGCGGCGCGGCCACAGCACGAACGTCGTGCTGCATACCGTGAGCCACAACGGCGACCTCATCCCGGAGCAGCAGCCGACCTACCAGGTGCAGCAGGTTCTCGACGGAAAGCTCGACGTGGCCGCCGCGTGGGGACCATTCGCCGGCTGGTACAAGACGATGAGGGGCGAGCCGATCACGGTTCTGCCCGTCAATCTTATGGACGATGACGTGCCGCTCGAGTTCGACCTCGCGCTCGGGGTCAAGCCGACGAACGTGGTGCTGAAGTTCGCGCTCGAATGGGCGCTTGAGGCCAATCGTGTCGAGATCGAGAAGATCCTGCGCGACTTCGGCGTGCCGCTCGTCAAATGCAGCCGCTGCGTCGTGCCCGGTGATCTGCCGTCTCATGGCTTCTACACGAAGCCGTTCGATGTCAGCGAAGGACCGAAGGCCGAGCCGTCGCCCGATCAACGAGTGACGCGCGAGCGGCTTGAAGCGTGGCTCGCGGAAGGGGCCGACGTGCAGGCGGAGCTCGCCAATGCGGTGCTGGCCTCGGACGAGGATCGGATTCGCTTCCTCGTCGAAAAGGGCGCCGATATCAATGCCCGCGATGGGCAAGGCTACGGTGCGCTGCAGGCGGCGGCGCGCAACCGCAACGATCGGATCATCCCGCTGCTCATCTCGCTCAAGGCCGATGTCGATGGTCGCGACAACGACGGTTTCACGGCCCTCATCCATGCCGCGGAGCGCAATCATGTGCCGTCCATTCGCGCACTCATCGCGGCAGGGGCCGATATCGAGGCATCCGTGGACGGGGGGTTCGGGCCGCTGTCGCTCGCCATCGAGAGCGGCAAGTATCTCGCGGCGAAGGCGTTGATCGAACTCGGCGCGAACGTCAATGCGGTGGCAAGCAGCGATCGCGTGACGCCCCTCATGGTGGCAGCGAGCCAGATGGCGCTCGGTGAGGCCGCGAAGGAGATCGAGCGGCGGCAAGGGCTGCGTTCGACCGATATCGCGGCCGCGCTCATCGAGCGCGGCGCCAACGTCAATGCGGTCAACGCGCAGGGCATTAGTGCGCTGATGATCGCGTCGGCGCGGGGCAACATTCCGATGATCGGCCTTCTGCTCGAGGCGGGTGCCGATCCGAACCTCAAATCCAAAGCCGGAAAAACGGCGATCGATCTCGCGCGCGACAATCTCAATCCCGACGCGGTGAAGTCGATCACGCTGTTTCAACAGACGATCTCAGAGCGTTCTCAGCCGCGCAACAGCGACAAAGGCGGCGGAAAGGAGAAGCTTTGA
- a CDS encoding NAD(P)/FAD-dependent oxidoreductase, whose product MTTNEGAAPLVLPRPDLHHIVIVGGGAGGLELATRLGNKLGKDGWFRRRKAAITLVDRSRTHIWKPLLHEIAAGSMDVDRHEVEYQAHAHWHGVKFRYGEMIGLDRSKKLVHLGHTVDEDGREITPDRWVPYDTLIIAIGSVSNDFGVPGVKQHAMMLDTPEQAERFNRRLLNACVRANTQPDPIRPDQLHVAIIGAGATGTELSAELHGTARGVVAFGLDKIDPEKDIKITLIEAADRIVPALPPRISEATTEILQKLNVDIRTSARVTEVTAEGVKLANGDFIGSELVVWAAGVKGPDVLANLDGLEVSRSTQLVVKPTLETTRDPNVFAFGDCAYLVPPGETYPVPPRAQAAHQQASHLVKQMKARLRGEPLKPFKYRDFGSLVSLGHYSTVGSLMGFVTGRKMIIEGFVAKLMYRSLYKMHETALHGYWKVALDSVSRLLTRRTEPHVKLH is encoded by the coding sequence ATGACAACAAACGAAGGCGCGGCTCCCCTGGTGCTGCCGAGGCCCGACCTGCATCACATCGTCATCGTGGGAGGTGGCGCGGGCGGACTGGAACTCGCAACCCGGCTCGGCAACAAGCTCGGCAAGGACGGCTGGTTCCGCCGCCGCAAGGCTGCGATCACGCTGGTCGACCGCTCTCGCACCCACATCTGGAAACCGCTTCTTCACGAGATCGCAGCCGGCAGCATGGACGTCGACCGCCACGAGGTCGAGTACCAGGCGCACGCCCACTGGCACGGTGTCAAATTCCGCTACGGCGAGATGATCGGCCTCGACCGCTCAAAGAAGCTCGTGCACCTCGGCCACACCGTCGACGAGGACGGCCGCGAGATCACGCCTGACCGTTGGGTCCCCTACGACACGCTGATCATCGCCATCGGCAGCGTGTCCAACGACTTTGGCGTGCCGGGCGTCAAGCAGCACGCCATGATGCTGGACACGCCCGAGCAAGCCGAGCGCTTCAACCGTCGTCTGTTGAATGCCTGCGTGCGCGCCAATACGCAGCCTGATCCGATCCGTCCCGATCAGCTGCACGTCGCTATCATCGGCGCCGGCGCAACGGGCACGGAGCTGTCCGCCGAGCTGCACGGCACGGCGCGCGGCGTGGTGGCCTTCGGTCTCGACAAGATCGATCCCGAGAAGGACATCAAGATCACGCTGATCGAAGCAGCCGATCGCATCGTCCCGGCGCTACCGCCGCGGATCTCCGAGGCAACGACGGAGATCCTGCAGAAGCTGAACGTCGACATCCGCACCAGCGCACGCGTCACCGAGGTCACCGCCGAAGGCGTGAAGCTCGCCAACGGAGACTTCATTGGCTCCGAGCTTGTGGTCTGGGCGGCCGGCGTCAAGGGCCCCGACGTGCTCGCAAACCTGGATGGTCTCGAGGTCAGCCGCTCGACCCAGCTCGTCGTCAAGCCGACACTCGAGACGACGCGCGACCCCAACGTCTTCGCCTTCGGCGACTGCGCCTATCTCGTGCCGCCGGGCGAGACCTACCCCGTTCCGCCACGGGCGCAGGCGGCGCACCAGCAAGCGTCCCACCTCGTCAAGCAGATGAAAGCACGCCTGCGCGGCGAGCCGCTGAAGCCGTTCAAGTATCGCGACTTCGGCTCGCTGGTCTCGCTGGGCCATTATTCGACGGTCGGCAGCCTCATGGGCTTCGTCACCGGCCGCAAGATGATCATCGAGGGCTTCGTAGCCAAGCTGATGTACCGCTCGCTCTACAAGATGCACGAGACGGCGCTGCACGGCTATTGGAAGGTGGCGTTGGATTCGGTCTCGCGGCTCTTGACGCGCCGCACCGAGCCGCATGTCAAGCTGCACTGA
- the msrA gene encoding peptide-methionine (S)-S-oxide reductase MsrA, whose amino-acid sequence MLFTRKKTEMPTPETALKGRETASPTAAEHFLFGRPLKGPYPAGLETAMFGLGCFWGAERKFWELGPGIWVTAVGYAGGFTPNPTYEEVCTGRTGHNEVVGVVFDPKVVSYETLLKTFWESHDPTQGMRQGNDVGTQYRSGIYVFSDAQREAAEASRAAYQQRLSAAGFGKITTEILPAPELYYAEDYHQQYLAKVPHGYCGLGGTGVACPVSTGVAVGSAEVGLSGTAEASGRWTSRSNVDS is encoded by the coding sequence ATGCTGTTCACCAGGAAAAAGACCGAGATGCCAACGCCTGAGACCGCGCTCAAGGGGCGCGAGACGGCGTCGCCGACGGCGGCCGAGCACTTCTTGTTCGGTCGGCCGCTCAAGGGCCCTTATCCGGCCGGCCTTGAGACGGCGATGTTCGGATTGGGGTGCTTCTGGGGTGCGGAGCGCAAGTTCTGGGAGCTCGGTCCCGGTATTTGGGTGACCGCCGTCGGCTATGCGGGCGGCTTCACGCCCAACCCGACCTACGAAGAAGTCTGCACGGGGCGCACAGGGCACAACGAGGTCGTGGGCGTGGTGTTCGATCCCAAGGTCGTGAGCTACGAGACGCTGCTCAAGACGTTCTGGGAGAGCCATGATCCGACGCAGGGCATGCGGCAGGGCAACGACGTTGGCACGCAGTACCGTTCGGGCATTTACGTCTTCTCGGACGCGCAGCGCGAGGCGGCAGAGGCATCACGTGCGGCCTACCAGCAGCGGCTCTCGGCTGCGGGCTTCGGGAAGATCACAACCGAGATCCTGCCGGCGCCTGAACTCTACTATGCCGAGGATTATCACCAGCAGTATCTGGCCAAGGTTCCGCACGGCTATTGCGGTCTCGGCGGTACGGGCGTTGCCTGCCCGGTTTCCACCGGCGTGGCCGTTGGGTCCGCGGAGGTTGGCCTTTCGGGCACAGCGGAGGCGAGCGGCCGCTGGACGAGCCGTTCGAACGTTGATTCGTAA
- a CDS encoding ABC transporter substrate-binding protein, which yields MASKVKLGSAAAVILVFGWLAATTAVAIPEAPSEAPPGALVTKIVYVGKRYPEPLPLSLLDKPLKDEGVQGARLAIKENNMTGRLIEQHFELVEVVAKSTEDVVPLVKAQLANSNGLIVADLEPSDLLAVADLPEARDAVIFNTRSSRDELRQEECRSNIFHIIPNWAMRADALAQYLSWKKWRRWFVVHGTTPGDVEYLAAIRRAANKFGAKIVEERSYEFDAGSRRTDSGHQQIQTQMPMLTQGAPEYDVIFVADAGEAFGDYLLFRTYEPRPVVGSQGLQAVAWHRSFEQYAGTQLQNRFEKQADRFMTERDFTAWLGVRVVGEAVTRTGQNRIGAVKERILSPEFEVAGFKGVGLTFRKWDHQMRQPILLSGPRTLVSISPQDGFLHQKFLTDTMGFDEPETKCRFEK from the coding sequence ATGGCCAGTAAAGTGAAACTCGGTTCGGCGGCCGCTGTAATTCTTGTTTTCGGTTGGCTGGCGGCGACAACAGCCGTCGCCATCCCCGAAGCGCCCAGCGAGGCGCCTCCCGGCGCGCTTGTCACGAAGATCGTCTATGTCGGCAAGCGGTATCCCGAGCCGTTGCCGCTGTCGCTGCTCGACAAACCGCTCAAGGACGAGGGCGTGCAGGGGGCGCGGCTCGCGATCAAAGAAAACAACATGACCGGCCGGCTCATCGAGCAGCACTTCGAGCTCGTTGAGGTGGTGGCGAAATCGACCGAGGACGTTGTGCCGTTGGTCAAGGCTCAACTGGCCAACAGCAACGGTTTGATCGTGGCGGACCTCGAGCCATCGGACCTTTTAGCGGTGGCGGATCTGCCGGAAGCGCGGGACGCTGTTATTTTCAACACTCGGTCGAGCCGTGATGAGCTTCGGCAGGAGGAATGCCGGAGCAATATCTTCCACATCATCCCGAACTGGGCGATGCGTGCCGACGCGCTTGCGCAATACCTCTCGTGGAAGAAGTGGCGCCGCTGGTTCGTGGTGCACGGCACGACGCCGGGGGATGTGGAGTATCTGGCTGCGATCCGCCGGGCGGCCAACAAGTTCGGTGCCAAGATCGTCGAGGAGCGCTCGTACGAGTTCGATGCCGGCTCGCGGCGCACGGATTCGGGGCACCAGCAGATTCAGACGCAGATGCCGATGCTGACGCAGGGGGCGCCCGAGTATGACGTCATTTTTGTCGCCGACGCGGGCGAAGCATTTGGCGACTATCTGCTGTTTCGCACCTACGAACCGCGGCCCGTGGTGGGCTCGCAAGGATTGCAAGCCGTGGCCTGGCACCGCTCGTTCGAGCAGTATGCCGGCACGCAACTCCAGAACCGTTTCGAGAAGCAGGCCGATCGCTTCATGACGGAGCGCGATTTCACGGCTTGGCTCGGCGTCCGCGTCGTGGGCGAGGCTGTAACGCGAACAGGCCAGAACAGGATAGGGGCCGTCAAGGAGCGCATTCTTTCGCCGGAGTTCGAGGTGGCAGGCTTCAAGGGCGTCGGACTGACGTTCCGCAAGTGGGACCATCAGATGCGCCAGCCGATCCTGCTCTCGGGCCCGCGCACGCTGGTTTCGATCTCGCCGCAGGACGGGTTCCTGCATCAGAAGTTTCTCACCGACACCATGGGCTTCGACGAGCCTGAAACGAAGTGCCGGTTCGAAAAATAA
- a CDS encoding PQQ-dependent dehydrogenase, methanol/ethanol family translates to MTHKLGLLRGGLMLAMLGLSAPALANDEVEKRAADPNQWASPGRDNALTRHSTLADINTDNVGKLQMVWSQSTGALRGHEGQPLFIDDVGGKPMLFFVSGCPNMAQCNIAQGLDLSDPDNPKQIWNYVKTTDRDESAVPRACCDTVNRGPAFANGKLYYGTLDGFLIALDAATGKEVWVVKHAWPEKGETSTSAPLIADNLVILGFGGDEFAARGRVTAYNLEDGKKVWECHSTGSDKDVCLTPETNKANPHYGTAGKDLGIHTHVGEEWKIGGGAAWAWFSYDPELKIVYYSTGNPGLWSPAYRCSKKTHEECNTGEFDNKWSMTIFARKVETGEAVWAYQMTPFDQWDYDGVNENILVNDLDVDGKKVKALVHFDRNGFVYVMDRTNGDLLRAHKYVTTDWAEKVDLKTGRPVKVREHSPLERGRNVSACPSAMGGKDQQPCSVDPKEPNKFYCPTNNWCMELEPQERTHTQQGTVYVFANVYMYPEKPGTTGKVKKFDVVTGKADWEIPDPYPNWGGTMVTDGGLVFYGSLGGDFRAVDRKDGKVLWSRKLASGIIANPITYKVGGKQYVSVLAGIGGWIGVPVTAGLDLNDKFGAIGATAMTKAANLDKIPQAGTLFTFRVYE, encoded by the coding sequence ATGACCCATAAACTAGGGTTGCTCAGGGGCGGCCTCATGCTCGCGATGCTGGGGCTCTCCGCCCCTGCTCTCGCGAACGATGAGGTCGAGAAGCGCGCGGCCGACCCCAACCAGTGGGCGTCGCCGGGGCGTGACAACGCGTTGACCCGTCACTCGACGCTTGCCGACATCAACACCGATAACGTCGGCAAGCTGCAGATGGTCTGGTCGCAGTCGACCGGTGCGCTGCGCGGACACGAAGGCCAGCCGCTGTTCATCGATGACGTTGGCGGCAAGCCGATGCTGTTCTTCGTCTCGGGCTGTCCGAACATGGCCCAGTGCAACATTGCGCAGGGCCTCGATCTTTCGGATCCCGACAACCCGAAGCAGATCTGGAACTACGTCAAGACGACGGACCGTGACGAGTCGGCTGTGCCGCGCGCCTGTTGCGACACCGTCAATCGCGGTCCCGCGTTCGCCAACGGCAAGCTCTACTACGGCACGCTCGACGGCTTCCTGATCGCGCTCGACGCGGCGACCGGCAAAGAGGTCTGGGTCGTCAAGCATGCGTGGCCGGAGAAGGGCGAGACGAGCACCAGCGCACCGCTGATCGCCGACAATCTCGTCATCCTCGGCTTCGGTGGCGACGAGTTCGCGGCCCGCGGCCGCGTCACGGCTTACAACCTGGAAGATGGCAAGAAGGTTTGGGAGTGCCATTCGACCGGTTCGGACAAGGACGTGTGCCTGACGCCCGAGACGAACAAGGCCAATCCGCATTACGGCACTGCCGGCAAGGACCTCGGCATCCATACGCACGTGGGTGAAGAGTGGAAGATCGGCGGCGGCGCGGCCTGGGCGTGGTTCAGCTACGATCCCGAGCTGAAGATCGTGTACTATTCGACCGGCAACCCGGGTCTCTGGAGCCCCGCGTATCGCTGCTCGAAGAAGACCCACGAGGAGTGCAACACCGGCGAGTTCGACAACAAGTGGTCGATGACCATTTTCGCCCGCAAGGTGGAGACCGGCGAGGCCGTCTGGGCTTACCAGATGACGCCCTTCGACCAGTGGGACTATGACGGCGTCAACGAGAACATCCTCGTCAACGACCTCGACGTCGACGGCAAGAAGGTGAAGGCGCTTGTCCACTTCGACCGTAACGGCTTCGTGTACGTCATGGATCGCACCAACGGCGATCTCTTGCGTGCGCACAAGTACGTAACCACTGACTGGGCCGAAAAGGTCGATCTCAAGACCGGTCGTCCAGTGAAGGTGCGCGAGCACTCGCCGCTCGAGCGTGGCCGCAACGTCTCGGCCTGCCCGTCGGCGATGGGCGGCAAGGATCAGCAGCCCTGCTCGGTCGACCCCAAGGAGCCGAACAAGTTCTACTGTCCCACCAACAACTGGTGCATGGAGCTTGAGCCGCAGGAGCGCACGCACACGCAGCAGGGCACGGTCTACGTGTTCGCCAACGTGTACATGTATCCCGAGAAGCCCGGCACGACCGGCAAGGTCAAGAAGTTCGACGTCGTGACCGGCAAGGCGGACTGGGAGATTCCGGATCCCTATCCGAACTGGGGCGGCACGATGGTCACCGACGGCGGCCTCGTGTTCTACGGCTCGCTTGGCGGTGACTTCCGCGCGGTCGACCGTAAGGACGGCAAGGTGCTCTGGAGCCGCAAGCTCGCTTCCGGCATCATCGCCAACCCGATCACCTACAAGGTCGGCGGCAAGCAGTACGTCTCGGTTCTGGCCGGCATCGGCGGCTGGATCGGCGTGCCGGTCACGGCAGGTCTCGATCTCAACGACAAGTTCGGTGCGATCGGCGCGACGGCGATGACCAAGGCTGCCAACCTCGACAAGATCCCGCAGGCAGGAACGCTCTTTACGTTCCGCGTCTACGAGTGA
- a CDS encoding cytochrome c, with protein MRSHFLTLMLAAAISSGALVGASHSADEPAPAEKAEDAAASAASGAGKKSPIDVVNGAEKGTLKNPFDWKDPEIVKEGHKIYMGLSCNGCHGGGGGGGMCPPLTNETWVYGGDDDTLFRLIVLGSKDLQAAGYARKGQEGVVGPMPPYKDIVDDSDRIWKAVAWIRSVWGGRKEKITW; from the coding sequence GTGAGAAGTCATTTCCTAACGCTGATGCTTGCAGCAGCGATTTCAAGCGGAGCGCTGGTGGGCGCTTCCCATTCAGCCGATGAGCCGGCGCCTGCCGAAAAGGCGGAGGACGCGGCAGCATCCGCAGCCTCCGGCGCTGGGAAGAAATCGCCGATCGACGTGGTGAACGGCGCAGAGAAGGGGACGCTCAAAAATCCCTTCGATTGGAAGGATCCGGAAATCGTCAAAGAAGGCCACAAGATCTACATGGGCTTGTCCTGCAACGGCTGCCACGGCGGCGGCGGTGGGGGCGGAATGTGTCCACCGCTCACGAATGAAACCTGGGTTTATGGCGGCGATGACGACACGCTGTTCCGCCTGATCGTTCTGGGCAGCAAGGACCTTCAGGCCGCGGGCTATGCGCGCAAGGGCCAGGAAGGCGTCGTGGGTCCGATGCCTCCCTACAAGGATATCGTCGACGACTCGGACAGGATTTGGAAGGCCGTCGCCTGGATCCGCTCAGTCTGGGGCGGGCGCAAGGAAAAGATCACTTGGTGA
- a CDS encoding PQQ-dependent catabolism-associated beta-propeller protein yields the protein MKRFSAAAACAAAALTLAGGPAFAATIFVSNEKDNTVTVIDSETLNVIKTLETGARPRGMVLTPDMKELLICVGDDNRLDVVDTETLEIVRTLDSGPDPELLDVDPPGERIYIANEDEGYVTVLERESGKVLAEIPVGVEPEGMAVSPDNTFTVATSEQTSMAHFIDNKTFKVTANILVDTRPRVAEFTRDGKLVWVTAEIGGTVAVIDPATKKIAKKFGFEIPGVRRELIQPVGVRFTKDGKTAFVALGPANRVAVVDVATYKVKDYILVGQRPWHMALSPEGDKLYVANGLTNDMTIVDVATLKPEKSVPVGRLPWGVIVKP from the coding sequence ATGAAGCGCTTTTCCGCGGCCGCAGCCTGTGCGGCGGCTGCTCTCACGCTGGCCGGCGGGCCAGCTTTCGCGGCGACGATCTTCGTTTCCAACGAGAAAGACAATACCGTCACGGTGATCGATAGCGAGACGCTCAATGTCATCAAGACGCTCGAGACGGGTGCGCGGCCGCGCGGCATGGTTCTGACGCCGGACATGAAGGAGCTGCTCATCTGCGTGGGCGATGACAATCGGCTCGACGTGGTCGACACGGAGACGCTCGAGATCGTGCGCACGCTGGACTCGGGGCCGGATCCGGAGCTGCTCGATGTGGATCCGCCGGGCGAGCGCATCTATATCGCAAACGAGGACGAAGGCTACGTGACGGTGCTCGAGCGCGAGAGCGGCAAGGTGCTGGCCGAGATCCCGGTCGGCGTCGAGCCCGAAGGTATGGCGGTCTCGCCGGACAACACGTTCACGGTGGCGACGTCCGAGCAGACCAGCATGGCGCACTTCATCGACAACAAGACGTTCAAGGTGACGGCGAACATCCTGGTCGACACGCGCCCGCGCGTTGCAGAGTTCACGCGGGACGGCAAGCTCGTGTGGGTGACTGCGGAGATCGGCGGCACGGTGGCGGTCATCGATCCCGCGACGAAGAAGATTGCCAAGAAGTTCGGGTTCGAGATTCCGGGCGTGCGGCGTGAGCTGATCCAGCCGGTCGGCGTGCGGTTCACGAAGGACGGCAAGACGGCGTTCGTGGCGCTGGGACCGGCCAATCGCGTTGCCGTCGTCGATGTGGCGACCTACAAGGTCAAGGACTACATCCTGGTCGGGCAGCGGCCGTGGCACATGGCGCTGAGCCCCGAGGGCGACAAGCTCTATGTCGCCAACGGTCTAACCAACGATATGACAATCGTCGACGTGGCGACGCTGAAGCCAGAGAAGTCGGTGCCCGTCGGCCGGCTGCCGTGGGGCGTGATCGTGAAGCCGTGA